Proteins encoded by one window of Arabidopsis thaliana chromosome 2, partial sequence:
- a CDS encoding AAA-type ATPase family protein (AAA-type ATPase family protein; FUNCTIONS IN: nucleoside-triphosphatase activity, nucleotide binding, ATP binding; EXPRESSED IN: 11 plant structures; EXPRESSED DURING: LP.06 six leaves visible, 4 anthesis, petal differentiation and expansion stage, E expanded cotyledon stage; CONTAINS InterPro DOMAIN/s: ATPase, AAA+ type, core (InterPro:IPR003593), ATPase, AAA-type, core (InterPro:IPR003959), ATPase, AAA-type, conserved site (InterPro:IPR003960), MIT (InterPro:IPR007330); BEST Arabidopsis thaliana protein match is: P-loop containing nucleoside triphosphate hydrolases superfamily protein (TAIR:AT3G27120.1); Has 35832 Blast hits to 33399 proteins in 3215 species: Archae - 1489; Bacteria - 15370; Metazoa - 4981; Fungi - 3599; Plants - 2905; Viruses - 24; Other Eukaryotes - 7464 (source: NCBI BLink).) — translation MSFLRGIIDSFSSILNEESKKDPSVSSSSTSSESMNGIDGVPVTNERIAYKLKGYFDLAKEEIAKGVRAEEWGLHDDALLHYRNAQRIMNEATSTPSPSYISSSEKEKVRSYREKISNWQNQVSERLQALGVGMSENKRTVAYPSSASVSSTASRYRKTLSQKTPVARGGVATPRNPKDAAASPKPVKESGNVYDDKLVEMINTTIVDRSPSVKWDDVAGLNGAKQALLEMVILPAKRRDLFTGLRRPARGLLLFGPPGNGKTMLAKAVASESQATFFNVSASSLTSKWVGEAEKLVKTLFQVAISRQPSVIFMDEIDSIMSTRSTSENEASRRLKSEFLIQFDGVTSNPDDLVIIIGATNKPQELDDAVLRRLVKRIYVPLPDSNVRKLLFKTKLKCQPHSLSDGDIDKIVKETEGYSGSDLQALCEEAAMMPIRELGANILTIQANKVRSLRYDDFRKSMAVIRPSLSKSKWEELERWNSEFGSN, via the exons ATGAGTTTCCTCAGAGGTATAATTGATTCGTTTAGCTCTATTCTCAACGAAGAATCTAAGAAAGATCCTAgtgtttcatcatcatcaacttctTCTGAGTCCATGAATGGTATCGATGGAGTTCCGGTTACTAACGAACGAATTGCGTATAAGCTTAAAGGATACTTCGATTTAGCGAAAGAGGAAATCGCTAAAGGGGTTAGAGCAGAAGAGTGGGGTTTACATGATGATGCTCTTCTTCATTATAGAAATGCTCAAAGGATCATGAATGAAGCTACTTCTACTCCTTCTCCTTCGTATATTAGTTCCAG TGAAAAGGAGAAGGTGAGATCGTACCGAGAGAAGATTTCAAATTGGCAAAATCAAGTATCTGAGAGATTGCAAGCTTTGG GTGTTGGAATGTCTGAGAATAAG AGGACGGTGGCATATCCTTCTTCAGCTTCAGTTTCCTCTACAGCGTCAAGGTATAGGAAAACTTTATCGCAAAAGACTCCGGTTGCCAGAGGTGGCGTTGCAACGCCAAGGAACCCTAAAGATGCTGCTGCAAGCCCAAAACCTGTGAAAGAATCTGGAAATGTCTATGATGATAAGTTGGTTGAGATGATAAATACAACAATAGTGGATAGAAGCCCATCTGTGAAATGGGATGATGTCG CTGGACTTAATGGAGCTAAACAAGCTTTGTTGGAGATGGTAATTTTACCGGCAAAACGAAGAGATTTGTTCACTGGTCTCCGAAGACCAGCGAGAG GTCTGCTTCTCTTTGGGCCACCTGGCAATGGGAAAACAATGCTTGCCAAGGCAGTCGCTTCTGAGTCACAGGCAACATTTTTCAATGTCTCAGCATCTTCTTTGACATCAAAATGG GTGGGTGAGGCTGAAAAGCTAGTTAAAACGCTGTTTCAAGTTGCAATATCCAGACAACCGTCTGTTATATTTATGGATGAA ATAGATAGTATAATGTCAACAAGGTCAACCAGTGAGAATGAAGCAAGCAGAAGGCTGAAATCAGAATTTCTTATCCAGTTTGATGGTGTGACTTCTAATCCTGATGATTTGGTGATTATCATTG GAGCTACTAACAAGCCACAGGAGTTGGATGATGCAGTGCTTAGGAGATTG GTGAAGAGAATATATGTACCATTGCCGGATTCCAACGTCAGAAAACTactttttaaaactaaattaaagtGCCAGCCTCACTCGTTATCCGATGGCGACATTGATAAAATCGTCAAAGAAACCGAAG GATACTCAGGAAGCGATCTCCAAGCATTGTGTGAAGAAGCTGCAATGATGCCAATCAGAGAACTCGGTGCAAATATTCTAACGATCCAAGCAAATAAA GTAAGATCTCTACGATATGATGATTTTCGGAAATCAATGGCAGTGATCAGACCAAGCTTGAGTAAAAGCAAATGGGAAGAGCTTGAACGTTGGAACTCAGAGTTTGGCTCTAATTGA
- a CDS encoding AAA-type ATPase family protein: protein MSENKRTVAYPSSASVSSTASRYRKTLSQKTPVARGGVATPRNPKDAAASPKPVKESGNVYDDKLVEMINTTIVDRSPSVKWDDVAGLNGAKQALLEMVILPAKRRDLFTGLRRPARGLLLFGPPGNGKTMLAKAVASESQATFFNVSASSLTSKWVGEAEKLVKTLFQVAISRQPSVIFMDEIDSIMSTRSTSENEASRRLKSEFLIQFDGVTSNPDDLVIIIGATNKPQELDDAVLRRLVKRIYVPLPDSNVRKLLFKTKLKCQPHSLSDGDIDKIVKETEGYSGSDLQALCEEAAMMPIRELGANILTIQANKVRSLRYDDFRKSMAVIRPSLSKSKWEELERWNSEFGSN, encoded by the exons ATGTCTGAGAATAAG AGGACGGTGGCATATCCTTCTTCAGCTTCAGTTTCCTCTACAGCGTCAAGGTATAGGAAAACTTTATCGCAAAAGACTCCGGTTGCCAGAGGTGGCGTTGCAACGCCAAGGAACCCTAAAGATGCTGCTGCAAGCCCAAAACCTGTGAAAGAATCTGGAAATGTCTATGATGATAAGTTGGTTGAGATGATAAATACAACAATAGTGGATAGAAGCCCATCTGTGAAATGGGATGATGTCG CTGGACTTAATGGAGCTAAACAAGCTTTGTTGGAGATGGTAATTTTACCGGCAAAACGAAGAGATTTGTTCACTGGTCTCCGAAGACCAGCGAGAG GTCTGCTTCTCTTTGGGCCACCTGGCAATGGGAAAACAATGCTTGCCAAGGCAGTCGCTTCTGAGTCACAGGCAACATTTTTCAATGTCTCAGCATCTTCTTTGACATCAAAATGG GTGGGTGAGGCTGAAAAGCTAGTTAAAACGCTGTTTCAAGTTGCAATATCCAGACAACCGTCTGTTATATTTATGGATGAA ATAGATAGTATAATGTCAACAAGGTCAACCAGTGAGAATGAAGCAAGCAGAAGGCTGAAATCAGAATTTCTTATCCAGTTTGATGGTGTGACTTCTAATCCTGATGATTTGGTGATTATCATTG GAGCTACTAACAAGCCACAGGAGTTGGATGATGCAGTGCTTAGGAGATTG GTGAAGAGAATATATGTACCATTGCCGGATTCCAACGTCAGAAAACTactttttaaaactaaattaaagtGCCAGCCTCACTCGTTATCCGATGGCGACATTGATAAAATCGTCAAAGAAACCGAAG GATACTCAGGAAGCGATCTCCAAGCATTGTGTGAAGAAGCTGCAATGATGCCAATCAGAGAACTCGGTGCAAATATTCTAACGATCCAAGCAAATAAA GTAAGATCTCTACGATATGATGATTTTCGGAAATCAATGGCAGTGATCAGACCAAGCTTGAGTAAAAGCAAATGGGAAGAGCTTGAACGTTGGAACTCAGAGTTTGGCTCTAATTGA
- a CDS encoding AAA-type ATPase family protein has translation MIDFIVYCLDMSFLRGIIDSFSSILNEESKKDPSVSSSSTSSESMNGIDGVPVTNERIAYKLKGYFDLAKEEIAKGVRAEEWGLHDDALLHYRNAQRIMNEATSTPSPSYISSSEKEKVRSYREKISNWQNQVSERLQALGVGMSENKRTVAYPSSASVSSTASRYRKTLSQKTPVARGGVATPRNPKDAAASPKPVKESGNVYDDKLVEMINTTIVDRSPSVKWDDVAGLNGAKQALLEMVILPAKRRDLFTGLRRPARGLLLFGPPGNGKTMLAKAVASESQATFFNVSASSLTSKWVGEAEKLVKTLFQVAISRQPSVIFMDEIDSIMSTRSTSENEASRRLKSEFLIQFDGVTSNPDDLVIIIGATNKPQELDDAVLRRLVKRIYVPLPDSNVRKLLFKTKLKCQPHSLSDGDIDKIVKETEGYSGSDLQALCEEAAMMPIRELGANILTIQANKVRSLRYDDFRKSMAVIRPSLSKSKWEELERWNSEFGSN, from the exons ATGAtcgattttattgtttattgcTTAGATATGAGTTTCCTCAGAGGTATAATTGATTCGTTTAGCTCTATTCTCAACGAAGAATCTAAGAAAGATCCTAgtgtttcatcatcatcaacttctTCTGAGTCCATGAATGGTATCGATGGAGTTCCGGTTACTAACGAACGAATTGCGTATAAGCTTAAAGGATACTTCGATTTAGCGAAAGAGGAAATCGCTAAAGGGGTTAGAGCAGAAGAGTGGGGTTTACATGATGATGCTCTTCTTCATTATAGAAATGCTCAAAGGATCATGAATGAAGCTACTTCTACTCCTTCTCCTTCGTATATTAGTTCCAG TGAAAAGGAGAAGGTGAGATCGTACCGAGAGAAGATTTCAAATTGGCAAAATCAAGTATCTGAGAGATTGCAAGCTTTGG GTGTTGGAATGTCTGAGAATAAG AGGACGGTGGCATATCCTTCTTCAGCTTCAGTTTCCTCTACAGCGTCAAGGTATAGGAAAACTTTATCGCAAAAGACTCCGGTTGCCAGAGGTGGCGTTGCAACGCCAAGGAACCCTAAAGATGCTGCTGCAAGCCCAAAACCTGTGAAAGAATCTGGAAATGTCTATGATGATAAGTTGGTTGAGATGATAAATACAACAATAGTGGATAGAAGCCCATCTGTGAAATGGGATGATGTCG CTGGACTTAATGGAGCTAAACAAGCTTTGTTGGAGATGGTAATTTTACCGGCAAAACGAAGAGATTTGTTCACTGGTCTCCGAAGACCAGCGAGAG GTCTGCTTCTCTTTGGGCCACCTGGCAATGGGAAAACAATGCTTGCCAAGGCAGTCGCTTCTGAGTCACAGGCAACATTTTTCAATGTCTCAGCATCTTCTTTGACATCAAAATGG GTGGGTGAGGCTGAAAAGCTAGTTAAAACGCTGTTTCAAGTTGCAATATCCAGACAACCGTCTGTTATATTTATGGATGAA ATAGATAGTATAATGTCAACAAGGTCAACCAGTGAGAATGAAGCAAGCAGAAGGCTGAAATCAGAATTTCTTATCCAGTTTGATGGTGTGACTTCTAATCCTGATGATTTGGTGATTATCATTG GAGCTACTAACAAGCCACAGGAGTTGGATGATGCAGTGCTTAGGAGATTG GTGAAGAGAATATATGTACCATTGCCGGATTCCAACGTCAGAAAACTactttttaaaactaaattaaagtGCCAGCCTCACTCGTTATCCGATGGCGACATTGATAAAATCGTCAAAGAAACCGAAG GATACTCAGGAAGCGATCTCCAAGCATTGTGTGAAGAAGCTGCAATGATGCCAATCAGAGAACTCGGTGCAAATATTCTAACGATCCAAGCAAATAAA GTAAGATCTCTACGATATGATGATTTTCGGAAATCAATGGCAGTGATCAGACCAAGCTTGAGTAAAAGCAAATGGGAAGAGCTTGAACGTTGGAACTCAGAGTTTGGCTCTAATTGA
- the CYP704A2 gene encoding cytochrome P450, family 704, subfamily A, polypeptide 2 (''cytochrome P450, family 704, subfamily A, polypeptide 2'' (CYP704A2); FUNCTIONS IN: electron carrier activity, monooxygenase activity, iron ion binding, oxygen binding, heme binding; INVOLVED IN: oxidation reduction; LOCATED IN: endoplasmic reticulum; EXPRESSED IN: callus; CONTAINS InterPro DOMAIN/s: Cytochrome P450 (InterPro:IPR001128), Cytochrome P450, E-class, group I (InterPro:IPR002401), Cytochrome P450, conserved site (InterPro:IPR017972); BEST Arabidopsis thaliana protein match is: cytochrome P450, family 704, subfamily A, polypeptide 1 (TAIR:AT2G44890.1); Has 29367 Blast hits to 29266 proteins in 1497 species: Archae - 44; Bacteria - 2694; Metazoa - 10887; Fungi - 6277; Plants - 8316; Viruses - 3; Other Eukaryotes - 1146 (source: NCBI BLink).), giving the protein MEILTSIAITVATTIFIVLCFTIYLMIRIFTGKSRNDKRYAPVHATVFDLLFHSDELYDYETEIAREKPTYRFLSPGQSEILTADPRNVEHILKTRFDNYSKGHSSRENMADLLGHGIFAVDGEKWRQQRKLSSFEFSTRVLRDFSCSVFRRNASKLVGFVSEFALSGKAFDAQDLLMRCTLDSIFKVGFGVELKCLDGFSKEGQEFMEAFDEGNVATSSRFIDPLWKLKWFFNIGSQSKLKKSIATIDKFVYSLITTKRKELAKEQNTVVREDILSRFLVESEKDPENMNDKYLRDIILNFMIAGKDTTAALLSWFLYMLCKNPLVQEKIVQEIRDVTFSHEKTTDVNGFVESINEEALDEMHYLHAALSETLRLYPPVPVDMRCAENDDVLPDGHRVSKGDNIYYIAYAMGRMTYIWGQDAEEFKPERWLKDGLFQPESPFKFISFHAGPRICLGKDFAYRQMKIVSMALLHFFRFKMADENSKVYYKRMLTLHVDGGLHLCAIPRTST; this is encoded by the exons atggagatttTGACGAGCATAGCTATTACAGTAGCAACAACGATCTTCATCGTTTTGTGTTTCACTATCTATCTTATGATCAGAATCTTTACCGGGAAATCAAGAAACGACAAGAGATATGCTCCAGTGCATGCCACGGTCTTTGATCTTCTCTTCCACAGCGACGAGTTATACGATTACGAGACAGAGATCGCGAGAGAGAAGCCGACTTACAGGTTTTTGAGTCCAGGACAGAGCGAGATATTAACTGCAGATCCTCGTAACGTGGAGCATATTCTCAAGACAAGATTCGATAACTATAGTAAAGGACACAGTAGTAGAGAGAATATGGCGGATCTTCTAGGACATGGGATCTTTGCTGTTGATGGAGAGAAATGGAGACAACAGAGGAAGCTTTCGAGCTTTGAGTTCTCTACTAgagttttaagagattttagCTGCTCTGTTTTTAGGAGAAATGCATCTAAGCTTGTTGGTTTTGTCTCGGAGTTTGCTCTCTCTGGAAAAGCTTTTGATGCTCAA GATTTGTTGATGAGATGTACACTGGACTCCATCTTTAAAGTTGGGTTTGGTGTGGAGTTAAAATGTTTGGATGGGTTTAGCAAAGAAGGGCAAGAGTTTATGGAAGCTTTTGATGAAGGTAACGTTGCAACTAGTTCCAGATTCATCGATCCTCTTTGGAAGCTGAAATGGTTTTTCAACATTGGATCACAATCTAAGCTCAAGAAGAGCATTGCTACTATAGATAAATTTGTCTATAGTCTCATTACCACTAAAAGGAAAGAGCTTGCTAAGGAACAGAACACT gTTGTTAGAGAGGACATACTATCGAGATTCCTAGTGGAGAGTGAGAAAGATCCGGAGAACATGAATGATAAGTACCTGAGGGATATAATTCTGAACTTCATGATTGCTGGTAAGGACACAACCGCTGCACTACTCTCTTGGTTCTTGTACATGCTCTGCAAAAACCCACTTGTTCAGGAGAAAATCGTACAAGAAATCAGAGATGTGACATTTAGTCACGAGAAAACGACCGATGTAAATGGTTTCGTTGAAAGTATTAACGAAGAGGCTCTTGATGAGATGCACTACCTCCATGCAGCCTTGTCTGAGACCTTGAGGCTCTACCCTCCTGTGCCTGTG GACATGAGGTGTGCAGAAAATGATGACGTTCTTCCAGATGGACATAGAGTGAGCAAAGGGGATAATATCTACTACATAGCCTATGCAATGGGTAGGATGACTTACATTTGGGGTCAAGATGCTGAAGAATTCAAGCCAGAGAGATGGCTCAAGGACGGCTTATTCCAACCCGAATCACCATTCAAATTCATAAGCTTTCAT GCTGGTCCAAGAATCTGTCTTGGCAAGGATTTCGCATACCGGCAGATGAAGATAGTATCAATGGCACTTCTTCACTTCTTTCGCTTCAAAATGGCTGATGAGAACAGCAAGGTGTATTACAAGAGAATGCTTACTCTTCATGTCGATGGAGGACTCCATCTCTGTGCAATCCCGAGGACAAGCACTTGA
- a CDS encoding coiled-coil protein (unknown protein; FUNCTIONS IN: molecular_function unknown; INVOLVED IN: biological_process unknown; EXPRESSED IN: 23 plant structures; EXPRESSED DURING: 13 growth stages; Has 260 Blast hits to 238 proteins in 75 species: Archae - 0; Bacteria - 6; Metazoa - 94; Fungi - 40; Plants - 38; Viruses - 0; Other Eukaryotes - 82 (source: NCBI BLink).) gives MGGKGKKRREKNYLAAHGGPARLPPPPDRSKQDDVPSTLRILMNYTSPSPHDSTKQVVEKKEKLKKAEVVVPATESDGDDSVVEKKKKKRKRNQMTDLRFENELAEIDGRSKRKERKKKYWEAKKQKKNKGKTEDTLRENFPKHEQIRFGDVVQAPLKLAVVPKARKSTLSASQERLRLQAIDAYRSRKGWTARPGVPIPAVMMQ, from the exons ATGGGAgggaaaggaaaaaagaggagagagaaaAATTACCTAGCTGCTCACGGCGGACCGGCGAGACTTCCGCCGCCGCCTGATCGTTCGAAGCAAGATGATGTTCCTTCTACGCTCCGTATCCTCATGAACTACACTTCTCCTTCTCCCCATG ATTCTACTAAACAAGTCgtagagaagaaggaaaagctTAAGAAAGCTGAAGTAGTTGTTCCTGCAACG gagagtgatggagatgatagtgtggtggagaagaagaagaaaaagaggaagagaaatcaaatgaCGGATCTTCGTTTTGAAAACGAACTTGCAGAGATTGATGGTCGGTCTAAAAGGAAAGAACGCAAGAAGAA GTATTGGGAGGccaagaagcaaaagaagaataaaggaAAGACTGAAGATACCCTCCGTGAAAACTTCCCCAAGCATGAACAGATAAGATTTGGTGATGTTGTGCAAGCTCCACTTAAGTTGGCTGTTGTTCCGAAG GCAAGAAAGTCTACTCTAAGTGCTTCCCAGGAGAGGCTGCGATTACAAGCCATCGATGCTTACAGATCACGCAAGGGATGGACCGCTAGACCAGGTGTTCCGATTCCTGCCGTGATGATGCAATAA
- a CDS encoding RING/U-box superfamily protein (RING/U-box superfamily protein; FUNCTIONS IN: zinc ion binding; EXPRESSED IN: 22 plant structures; EXPRESSED DURING: 13 growth stages; CONTAINS InterPro DOMAIN/s: Zinc finger, C3HC4 RING-type (InterPro:IPR018957), Zinc finger, RING-CH-type (InterPro:IPR011016); BEST Arabidopsis thaliana protein match is: RING/U-box superfamily protein (TAIR:AT5G60580.4); Has 964 Blast hits to 960 proteins in 87 species: Archae - 0; Bacteria - 0; Metazoa - 324; Fungi - 6; Plants - 589; Viruses - 3; Other Eukaryotes - 42 (source: NCBI BLink).), translating to MQSSSSSGGDDLEKQQQQQQKDKSPQKQSESANESNHLTIVVCNGDSSREELVGQIPPEKEVSLSRNGSSHEQCRVCLQDKEEVLIELGCQCRGGLAKAHRSCIDAWFRTKGSNQCEICQVVAVNVTPPETQPTTNYWVWRIDPSYRQEERERGCFSPLWVAFSILIGGLMLDVLISITLGVSALPVNIIIGVIVVLGLGTALRLTLEFCYEWSLRRAVHRAVQRAEANNFSNIAYPPAL from the coding sequence ATGCAAAGTAGCTCCAGCTCCGGTGGTGACGACCTTGaaaagcagcagcagcagcagcagaaggACAAGTCTCCCCAGAAGCAGAGCGAGTCAGCCAATGAATCGAACCACCTCACAATCGTTGTCTGCAATGGAGATTCTAGTCGGGAAGAATTGGTGGGTCAGATCCCACCGGAAAAGGAGGTTAGCTTATCCAGAAACGGAAGCTCGCACGAGCAGTGCAGGGTTTGTCTACAAGACAAAGAAGAGGTTTTGATTGAACTAGGTTGTCAATGTCGTGGTGGTCTTGCTAAAGCTCACAGGTCTTGTATAGATGCTTGGTTTCGTACTAAAGGCTCTAACCAGTGTGAGATCTGTCAAGTTGTTGCTGTTAATGTCACACCTCCTGAGACTCAACCAACTACAAACTATTGGGTTTGGAGGATTGATCCTAGCTATAGACAAGAAGAGCGTGAGAGAGGATGCTTTAGTCCGCTTTGGGTTGCATTTTCGATTCTGATCGGTGGTTTAATGCTTGATGTGTTGATATCTATCACACTTGGGGTCTCTGCGCTTCCGGTGAACATCATTATTGGAGTCATAGTTGTGCTTGGGCTAGGAACAGCTCTAAGGCTGACTTTGGAGTTCTGTTATGAGTGGAGCTTGAGAAGAGCGGTTCACAGGGCGGTGCAGAGGGCGGAAGCGAACAACTTCAGTAATATTGCGTACCCACCTGCCTTGTAG